The nucleotide sequence GCTCCGCGTCCTCTGTCTCACTCTTGCCGACGGCACAGGCTCCTCATTGGGAATCGCGAGAGATGCGGGCCGTGACCGTCAGCTTACCCGGGCGATAAACTCTGCGTGTGGCGCTTTTGACTTTTCACTCGACGACGCTTTCCCGTCGATTGTATTTATAGACGTAGAGCTTCTTGCTccgaaaaaaatgttgataagCTGCCGTTTCCCCGCCCATCCGGTGTGTTTTTACACTGCTCAAAATTGACAATAATGCTATTATCGCTGGAAGCCGCGATAAAGTCCAGAAGTTTACTACTATTTCACTTCGGTTGCTTCCACGGTTTTATCCTCTTTTCTTTTGAAAGTAGATATGCGCTATCTATTGCTGATAAATAATTCAGCGACTCTGTAGTAATATTTTCTGTGCGCATAAAGACTTGGCTGAGGGTTGAACTGTACAGCCTTGTGCGGATACGAATCTAGGAATAAGTTATATACAAATACGCCAACACGATTTCGGAGCAGTGCGTTTGCGCTCGGAATTGTTAACCAAAACGACACCGTAAAACCGAGTGTCGATCAATAAAGACTTAGTCGCACATCCATATACAAAACGAGATACTCCAGTTCCAGCCATTTGAACCTCCTAATACAAGAATCCAGTTTTTAGAGACTCGCAGCGTCAGCTAACGGTCAAATTGACGGTTCCGACGACCTCATCCTatccctctttctctttctctctttctctctcatacacgtatacacatctTCCGTGGGCTCAAGCCGCTCTACACACTGCGCTGCTTCTCCCTCTTTTCCGCGGCGGGTCGCGACCGGCAACTGCATAGCTGAATATCACGGGGCGGCAGGAGTATACGCAGGGCACACACGACGCTCATCGGCCATTTGTCCGCAAGCAAGCTAAGGATGAAGTTCACGCTGTCACTGTTCGCCGTTTTGGCATGCCTCCTTGGGGCTGCTTTCGCCAAGATCGAGACCGAGGATGAGGTCCTCGTCATCACCAAGGACAACTTCGACGAGGCTCTCGAGAAGCATCCCTACATCCTCCTCGAGTTCTGtgagtatatatataacatCAGTACTTGTATACCCGTGTAACAACGCCTCGCTCTCGTACAGCAGCCTCTCTATGGCTTATAGTAACATCTTTTTGTTCGCGGCGCGGGTGATCTTTCTTTTGTCTCTCGGAAACGCGCTGATTTACGTATGTGGCATAGTCGAGCTATGATCGTGCCTTTTTCGGGTTGGCGATGTCGGATTTGTGCTTTATTACGCTTCGCTGTGCGATGACGATTCCTGCGCGCGAGATGCCCTGTTGCGCTTCCCTCTTTCACTTTCCAGATGCGAGCAGCGGTGCGCGGCTAGACCCTCTCGACGTCCGGCCGCCGCATCGGCTAATGCCTCGTCCacgtcatctgatttttttctcatcagattcctctctctctctctctctcactcgctgctcgttcttttttcggtgaataattttatctcACCACTGCCGCTGTAATTGAGTCGACGCGATTATATTCTTTTTCTTGGAATCGTCGTCGCACGTGACTATTGTTGCGTATAGTCTATGCAAATCTCGTAGATTATTATACTTGCTCGACGAAGGATGGGCTGTACGCGTGGGAGTAGGACTGCCACTGTAAATTACTAAGTTTTTACGACGGTTTTTCGAATCCAACGCGACACATATGTGCCTCCATCGGAGCGGACTTCGGTCTTCATTAACATTTTTCGAGACGCAAAAATGCTATCGCAGTTGTTACTTTGTATTCTGAGCACGCTATCTGCGCTTTAACAGAATTACAGTCGATTTTCATTACACGTCGAGTACTGTCATGTTGCTCTCGCTGGCAAATAAAATGCATGATTCTTTGTAGCTTCTGTGTTTATTTTACACATATGTTTCCGTGCTTTTTTGCGAGAATCAGATTGTTCTGGCTAATTTTTCTACTCTGGATAACTAGCTTGACAAATTATCTAAATTTCCTCGTCAAAAGTAGTAATTATTTGTACATGATAAAGTCGTACTTACGAATCAGAAGCTGTTTGCAGATATCCTAaaagttttgaattttgaatttttaatacataattctTAAATTTATCTTGATTGTGATATCAGTAGCATTGATAATTAAAATGAAggaaatgataaataattgttATGCAACCGTTTCTCTTACTTGCTTTTATTCAAAGATTTCATAAGGTACATAAGCTTGAATGTTAATATTATTCTCTATTTGAATGTTATTTGATCAGTTTTGAGACATCTGTTCTACAGAAATCACTTTCTCAATACATATGCGTGAACAAAAGTTCAGATGGCTGATAAGTTTGTACTCTAAAAGCTAACATGTCCACTTTAGAGGGAAATGTAGTATGAAACGTTGTggtttaagaaaataaaagtaaaaaatgcaaaatcaTGAGAAAAATGGTATTTGTCTTTCAGATGCTCCATGGTGCGGACACTGCAAGGCCCTGGCCCCAGAGTACGCAGCAGCTGCCAAGAAGCTGGTTGAACAGAACTCTGAAGTCAAGTTGGGTAAGGTTGATGCCACCATCGAGAGTGACTTGGCTGAGAAGCACAAGATCAGGGGATACCCCACTCTGAAGTTCTACCGCAAGGGATCACAGATTGAATACACTGGTGGTCGCAAGGCTGATGACATCATCAACTGGGTACTCAAGAAGACTGGACCAATCGCCAAGGACCTGTCAACCGTTGATGAGGCTAAGGCCTTCATTGAGGCTAACAATGTTGCCGTTGTTGGTTTCTTCAAGGTAAGAAGGCacccaaaatttttttctaggCAAATTTATTCAATCTTGTTAGAACGATACAATCATAttggaatatttttatttcttacaggatgctgaatccgaaaaCGCTAAGGTCTTCTTGGAAGTTGCCAACTCCATCGACGACACCGTATTCGCTATCTCCAGCAACGCCGATGTCTTCGCTGAATACGGCGTCGAAGACGGCAAGGTCGTTCTTTTCAAGAAGTTCGACGACAACAAAGCCGAATTCGCTGACGAGCACAATGTCGCCAACTTGAAGAAGTTCATCCAGGTCGAATCTCTGCCTTTGATCGTTGAGTTCAACCAAGAAACTGCCCGCACCATCTTCAACGGTGACATCAAGAGCCACCTCCTTGTATTCCTAAGCCAAGAAGCTGGTCACTTTGACAAATACGCCGACGACCTGAAGACTCCCGCCAAGGAATTCCGTGGAAAGGTAAATgctctttaaaatatttaatattagcatcaataaaaaaatttcaacattttctaaacatttaaCGTATTTTCACCAGGTCCTCTTCGTTACCATCAACGCCGACGATGCTGATCACGAGCGTATCCTCGAATTCTTCGGAATGAAGAAGGACAAC is from Nasonia vitripennis strain AsymCx chromosome 1, Nvit_psr_1.1, whole genome shotgun sequence and encodes:
- the LOC100121753 gene encoding protein disulfide-isomerase, whose translation is MKFTLSLFAVLACLLGAAFAKIETEDEVLVITKDNFDEALEKHPYILLEFYAPWCGHCKALAPEYAAAAKKLVEQNSEVKLGKVDATIESDLAEKHKIRGYPTLKFYRKGSQIEYTGGRKADDIINWVLKKTGPIAKDLSTVDEAKAFIEANNVAVVGFFKDAESENAKVFLEVANSIDDTVFAISSNADVFAEYGVEDGKVVLFKKFDDNKAEFADEHNVANLKKFIQVESLPLIVEFNQETARTIFNGDIKSHLLVFLSQEAGHFDKYADDLKTPAKEFRGKVLFVTINADDADHERILEFFGMKKDNTPAMRLIQLEEDMAKYKPENSEISADNVKEFVSAFLDGKLKRHLLTQDLPEDWDKNPVKVLVGTNFAEVAYDKSKNVLVEFYAPWCGHCKQLAPIYDQLGEKYKDNEKVVIAKMDATVNELEDIKIASFPTITLYKAETNEAVEYNGERTLEGLSKFIDSDGAYGEGADETEEEDEDDDAPRKDEL